A single region of the Sphaeramia orbicularis chromosome 6, fSphaOr1.1, whole genome shotgun sequence genome encodes:
- the zfc3h1 gene encoding zinc finger C3H1 domain-containing protein isoform X3: MERKSGNRSPTEEGELEDGEICDDETEESVPIRLGDGSRPGGGVSLRTRKPHQHPRNMPPHIGHQPQDFRLLMPFNLGPLVHGPFPPSHRHSGPDRPPSPPPPLLPLPLTPPPGLVPHGEPSPRSNFWERSHGALGRFRHRAMPNGGRGEWNRGNRGEGNTRGLLGRYGPGEIHGNKKDSPSRKQKPLGRNQSRKPAYNVAKSENSVDESFEDLLSKYKQIQLELECIRKEETMALEPKVSPARDVTPDNTTSVGETKPETVCVQSPAGTEEIGELEKEEKKVFQAFNIKPLRQKIPIPPNLDELKKKWAEQNDTTDGEKEGEEERTTEEGTQTDQKIDKEGEETAAKMTCSCCSEETEKDETGKVKKACTCRRGSSASSEESPTSPDKPVLKVEEEELSELQLRLLALQSASKKWQQKEQQVMKKSKDRITKAAQEKTSSSGPGATPPSRQRVTTRSASSSAAAAAATAAVDRNRTRSKPLERDRDRAKPGAKPPERDRERTSGLERERLRPSPKSRLRSQVEWVRTPGSPYMTKKISPVLAVRTGSAAKQAFRKQQLRTWKWKLQQQREQEENRRLEEEERRKREEEIRRIRDLSNQDEQYNRFMKLVGGKTRTRSKSRDREHRKSTGKQGLDTSGNLYQYDNYDEVAMDTDSETNSPVPSPTPNPFAVEDPGCFPPMPVYLSGSTQFGMDFPQSFSSPMLSGLPPPPPPLPPPPDEQEPPPKPPFADEEEEEEMLLRETCLMSMANKRVAAAEDKTSSGPPSPSSQPAAGVQQPPRGNLSTVSLNTVPQPRTNKFTRGHHVPRAPLVLPRHKSVVVSLNDSDDSDSDMDACSSTQAVFGGLEFMIKEARRTVEAAKPKGASGSEKENNPVRTPEALPEAKKAEYRLLKEEIASREKQKMLNSHSSRSSASPVFSDSVIDSLAKSSAELKLTEAEQKLTKHRELLQRDEAVLRHLLQQELKKRDSLKAAVAKMAKLKEQLQASEKIVIANRTLLKKLQEQVLRVEHRVSTKKTIAVKLEQELAQAQMAVGKGTKRRQDSNQAMSSKIQRLDGAPSGSGRHFAELIAQKQRLQQLESEYALKIQKLKETQALRNKGVALEVPPEPLSQTATPCEAQNQLPPVSSPFPLPQPSLHDLTQDKLTLDSEDIAEADESESTCAPAPATKGTRRHSFRQSNSFTKPNLEQVTATPAKDNNTAKPAKSLTNPKGPAPPAEMFAGLDVDALKQRYQQQARLGELLLRELSKVGENVENVAVGKVLSVEVDAATTQTGNTDLKPVPFGPYHSPLLVFRSYRFSPYYRTKEKLSLSSVTYSNTIEPKKCFCRFDLMGTCNDDDCQWQHMRNCTLTGNQLFQDILSYNLPLISCSESSSDGDISAATEKYIKKLFGTNKDRMGIDQKAVLLVSKVNESKRHVPPYTTWKDRRRWKPKPSAQTSLSPDDDSEAEMAAENVTLRRSDNSSTTPLSALDVCVTSEDKRYFISETDDISNLEMSVLESPCDTQLWIKLAFRYLNQNDTSAAECLEAALNTLSRALESNCDNPEVWSHYLSLFSRRGSREEVQEMCEMAVEHAPDYHVWWNYLNLESSFDRKDNVSERLLEYLLNEASSGVTDKLSFQLMEALLYRVQLNLLTGRMENTLVILQNALKSAYDRSIADHLTPRDRALVWLSYIHLTEFDRLPSSLYDPADSGPSRLVSREPFLLPWKTPQDISTPLDILIALFEDAINHCIDDTLSQSERTLACLPLHTNLILLNKILEKFDEGILLCESLLEFCPESCILRDALADLHIGKGDGGQAVSMWLHALAECPNNAEVFYHSCKFLMAQDKSSAVVPLFRGFILSLCEDEQGQRKPVDVLRHILGFPTEELLQGPIIKKEFQEQLGQHMPYLHLVHCCWQWLHGSVEDTVDAFERALGSPMQLEELHKLWMDYLVFSSSQQASAPNKSQPKLFSDLVQRCLSTVPSRLEVPFNPAEFWSSYNFHNKVVTFYLSCLPPSQHALVLERLRYAMPNNTVLGLRLLHQEWQDGNIEHLKFQARMLSSNAPKCLANWKIAIAVERELKERSEVRLLYQQALQNLPLCAALWKDVICPLQFLLTLITCKHITRVCFGHRSFFFRTSACLILLLKYKNKMFMVNNGFHIEIM; encoded by the exons ATGGAGAGAAAATCTGGAAATCGCTCTCCAACAGAAGAGGGTGAGCTCGAAGACGGGGAGATCTGCGACGATGAAACCGAGGAGAGTGTGCCGATCCGGCTGGGGGATGGTAGCAGGCCCGGCGGCGGAGTTTCTCTGCGGACGCGAAAACCACACCAACATCCGCGTAATATGCCACCACATATCGGTCACCAGCCGCAAGATTTCCGGCTGCTAATGCCTTTCAACCTCGGACCTCTCGTACACGGTCCTTTCCCCCCGAGCCACAGGCATAGCGGGCCCGACCGGCCTCCATCTCCTCCGCCGCCGCTGCTGCCACTACCACTCACGCCGCCACCGGGGCTCGTTCCTCACGGGGAGCCGAGCCCACGGTCCAACTTCTGGGAGCGGAGCCACGGCGCGCTGGGGAGGTTTAGGCACCGGGCCATGCCCAACGGTGGACGCGGGGAATGGAACCGAGGGAACCGGGGTGAAGGGAACACCAGAGGTCTCCTCGGTCGTTATGGGCCCGGAGAGATTCACGGCAACAAGAAAGACTCTCCCTCGAGAAAAC AGAAGCCACTGGGAAGGAATCAGTCAAGAAAACCTGCTTACAATGTTGCCAAATCAGAAAACAGTGTTGATGAGTCCTTCGAGGACTTGCTGTCAAAGTATAAGCAGATTCAGCTTGAACTGGAATGCATCCGCAAAGAGGAAACCATGGCTCTGGAGCCCAAAGTTTCCCCAGCGAGAGACGTGACCCCAGATAACACTACAAGTGTCGGGGAAACAAAACCTGAAACGGTTTGTGTTCAAAGTCCGGCAGGCACAGAAGAGATAGGAGAGCtggaaaaggaagagaaaaaagtcTTCCAGGCGTTCAACATCAAGCCCCTTCGTCAGAAAATTCCCATTCCTCCGAATCTAGATGAGCTGAAGAAGAAATGGGCCGAACAGAATGATACCACAGATGGCGAAAAGGAGG GCGAAGAGGAAAGAACAACAGAAGAAGGTacacaaacagaccaaaaaattgaTAAAGAGGGAGAGGAGACAGCAGCCAAGATGACTTGTTCTTGCTGCAGTGAGGAAACAGAGAAGGATGAGACGGGGAAAGTCAAAAAGGCCTGTACCTGTCGGAGAGGGTCGTCAGCTTCCAGCGAGGAGTCTCCTACCTCTCCAGACAAG CCGGTGctgaaggtggaggaggaggagctgtcgGAGCTGCAGCTGCGTCTCCTAGCCCTGCAGTCAGCCAGCAAAAAATGGCAACAGAAGGAACAGCAGGtgatgaagaaaagtaaagaccGGATCACTAAAGCTGCCCAGGAGAAGACCTCCAGCTCTGGCCCAGGTGCCACTCCACCCAGCAGACAGAGGGTCACGACCCGGTCTGCCTCCTCCTCCGCTGCCGccgctgctgctactgctgctgtggACAGGAACCGAACTCGGTCCAAGCCTCTGGAGAGGGACAGGGACAGGGCCAAGCCTGGGGCCAAACCTCCggagagggacagagagaggaCGAGCGGGCTGGAACGGGAAAGGCTGAGGCCAAGCCCTAAATCCAGACTCAGATCACAAGTGGAGTGGGTGAGGACTCCAGGATCACCCTACATGACCAAGAAGATCAGCCCAG TTTTAGCTGTTCGCACAGGGTCTGCCGCCAAGCAAGCGTTCAGGAAGCAACAGCTGCGGACGTGGAAATGGAAGCTGCAGCAGCAACGGGAGCAGGAGGAGAACCGACGtctggaggaggaggaacgccgaaAACGCGAGGAGGAGATCCGCAGAATTCGTGACCTGTCAAACCAGGATGAGCAGTACAACCGCTTCATGAAATTGGTGGGAGGCAAGACACGAACACGCAGTAAG TCCAGGGATCGAGAACACAGGAAATCAACAGGCAAACAAGGCCTGGACACCTCAGGGAACCTGTACCAGTATGACAACTATGACGAGGTGGCAATGGACACAGACAGTGAAACCAACTCACCAG tTCCTTCACCAACGCCCAATCCTTTTGCTGTGGAGGATCCAGGATGTTTTCCTCCAATGCCCGTCTATTTGTCAGGCTCTACTCAATTTGGAATG GATTTCCCTCAGTCGTTCTCTTCTCCCATGCTGTCTGGTCTTCCTCCACCACCACCGCCCCTCCCCCCACCTCCGGATGAACAGGAACCCCCTCCAAAGCCGCCGTTTgctgatgaagaagaggaagaggagatgcTGCTCAGGGAGACTTGTCTTATGTCTATGGCCAACAAGCGAGTGGCTGCAGCCGAG GATAAGACCTCCAGCGGGCCTCCTTCTCCGAGCTCTCAGCCAGCAGCAGGTGTCCAGCAGCCACCCAGAGGAAATCTCAGCACCGTCAGCCTCAACACTGTGCCCCAACCTCGGACCAACAAGTTCACCAGAGGCCATCATGTCCCCAGAGCTCCTCTAGTG CTGCCCCGACATAAATCAGTGGTGGTGTCGCTCAATGATTCAGATGACAGTGACTCCGACATGGACGCCTGCAGCTCCACCCAGGCGGTGTTTGGAGGACTGGAGTTCATGATCAAAGAAGCCCGGAGGACAGTCGAA GCAGCAAAGCCAAAGGGAGCATCAGGATCAGAGAAGGAGAACAATCCTGTTAGAACTCCAGAAGCTCTACCTGAAGCCAAGAAGGCAGAGTACCGCCTGCTTAAAGAGGAGATCGCCAG CAGGGAGAAGCAGAAGATGTTGAACAGTCACAGCTCTCGGAGCTCCgcttctccagttttctctgattctgtTATCGACTCATTGGCAAAATCGTCCGCTGAGTTGAAGTTGACTGAAGCAGAGCAGAAACTGACCAAACACAG AGAGCTGCTGCAGAGAGACGAGGCCGTCCTGAGGCATCTGCTCCAACAGGAGCTGAAGAAGAGAGACTCTCTGAAGGCGGCTGTGGCCAAGATGGCTAAGCTAAAAGAACAGCTGCAGGCGTCTGAGAAGATTGTCATTGCAAACAGGACACTGCTTAAGAAACTGCAGGAGCAG GTGCTTCGTGTCGAACATCGTGTGTCTACTAAGAAGACGATAGCAGTGAAGCTGGAGCAGGAACTGGCTCAAGCCCAGATGGCCGTCGGCAAAGGAACGAAACGACGACAAGACTCCAACCAGGCCATG TCCAGTAAGATACAACGATTGGACGGAGCTCCCAGTGGCTCTGGGCGTCACTTTGCAGAATTGATCGCTCAGAAGCAACGGCTGCAGCAACTAGAGTCAGAGTACGCCCTCAAGATCCAGAAGCTGAAAGAGACCCAAGCCCTGCGCAACAAAGGAGTCGCACTGGAGGTGCCCCCAGAACCGCTTTCACAAACCGCCACCCCCTGTGAGGCACAGAACCAGCTGCCACCGGTCTCCAGCCCCTTCCCACTGCCCCAGCCTTCCCTACATGACCTCACACAAGACAAGCTAACCCTCGACAGCGAAGACATCGCAGAGGCCGACGAATCCGAATCTACGTGTGCCCCTGCCCCCGCCACTAAAGGCACCCGTCGCCACTCCTTCCGCCAGTCAAACTCCTTCACCAAACCAAATCTTGAACAAGTGACTGCAACTCCAGCTAAAGACAACAACACTGCCAAACCTGCCAAGTCTTTAACCAACCCTAAAGGACCTGCCCCACCTGCGGAGATGTTTGCAGGCCTAGATGTGGATGCCTTGAAACAGAGATACCAGCAGCAAGCCCGACTAGGAGAGCTGCTACTGAGGGAGCTGTCAAAAGTGGGAGAAAACGTTGAGAACGTTGCAGTTGGAAAG GTTCTTTCAGTGGAGGTGGATGCAGCTACAactcaaacaggaaacacagactTAAAGCCTGTTCCCTTTGGACCCTATCACAGCCCTCTCCTGGTCTTTAGATCATACAG GTTCAGTCCATATTACAGGACTAAGGAGAAGTTATCACTGAGCTCTGTAACATACAGCAACACCATAGAACCAAAAAAGTGTTTCTGCCGGTTTGACCTGATGGGCACCTGCAATGACGATGACTGCCAATG GCAGCATATGAGGAATTGCACTTTGACTGGAAATCAGCTTTTCCAGGATATTCTCTCGTACAATCTGCCCCTGATCAGCTGTTCTGAGAGCAGCTCAGACGGGGACATCAGTGCTGCTACAG aaaagTATATCAAGAAGCTTTTTGGCACAAATAAGGACCGTATGGGTATTGATCAGAAGGCTGTACTCCTTGTGAGCAAAGTGAATGAAAGCAAACGACACG TCCCACCCTACACCACCTGGAAGGACAGGAGGAGGTGGAAGCCAAAGCCATCAGCTCAGACCAGCCTCAGTCCTGATGATGACAGTGAGGCTGAGATGGCAGCTGAAAACGTTACACTAAGAAGAAGTG ATAATAGTTCCACTACGCCTCTGTCTGCGTTGGATGTTTGTGTCACATCAGAGGACAAGCGCTATTTCATCAGTGAGACAGACGACATATCAAACCTTGAGATGAGTGTACTGGAAAGCCCCTGTGACACTCAGCTTTGGATCAAATTAGCCTTCAGATACCTCAATCAAAATGACAC CTCTGCGGCAGAGTGTTTAGAAGCTGCCCTGAACACATTGTCTCGAGCTTTGGAAAGCAACTGCGACAACCCAGAGGTGTGGAGCCACTACCTGTCTCTATTCTCCAGGCGAGGCAGCAGGGAGGAGGTCCAGGAAATGTGTGAGATGGCGGTGGAGCATGCACCTGACTACCACGTATGGTGGAAT TATCTGAACCTGGAAAGCTCTTTTGATAGAAAGGACAACGTGTCTGAACGCCTACTTGAGTATCTCCTCAACGAAGCATCATCTGGTGTCACAGATAAACTTTCCTTCCAGCTGATGGAGGCTTTGCTCTACAGAGTACAACTCAACCTGCTCACAGGCAGGATGGAGAACACTCTGGTCATTTTGCAG AATGCATTAAAATCAGCCTACGACAGGAGCATTGCAGACCACCTGACCCCAAGAGACCGGGCCCTGGTGTGGCTCTCTTACATTCACCTGACGGAGTTCGACCGTCTGCCGTCCAGCCTGTATGACCCAGCTGACTCCGGACCGTCCAGACTTGTCAGCAGAGAGCCTTTCCTGCTCCCCTGGAAAACGCCACAGGACATCAGCACTCCACTCGATATCCTGATCGCACTATTTGAAG ATGCCATCAATCATTGCATCGATGACACTTTGTCGCAGAGTGAGAGGACACTGGCCTGCCTTCCTCTTCACACAAACCTCATCCTCCTCAATAAAATCCTGGAGAA GTTTGATGAGGGCATCCTGCTGTGTGAGTCTCTGCTGGAGTTTTGTCCTGAGTCGTGCATCCTACGAGATGCTCTGGCCGACCTCCATATCGGAAAGGGAGATGGCGGTCAGGCAGTCAGCATGTGGCTTCACGCCCTGGCTGAATGTCCCAACAACGCTGAGGTCTTCTATCATTCTTGCAAGTTCCTCATGGCTCAG GACAAGTCGAGTGCTGTCGTCCCTCTGTTTCGAGGGTTCATCCTGTCCCTTTGTGAAGACGAACAGGGTCAGAGGAAGCCTGTGGATGTATTGCG acACATCCTGGGCTTTCCCACTGAAGAGCTGCTCCAAGGCCCCATCATTAAGAAGGAGTTCCAGGAGCAGCTTGGCCAGCATATGCCGTACCTCCATCTGGTTCACTG ttgctGGCAATGGCTGCACGGTTCCGTTGAGGACACGGTGGATGCCTTTGAGCGAGCGCTGGGATCACCGATGCAGCTGGAAGAGCTTCATAAACTCTGGATGGA tTATCTGGTGTTCAGCAGCAGTCAGCAGGCCTCTGCTCCAAACAAaagtcaacccaaactgttctCAGATCTGGTCCAGCGCTGTCTGAGTACCGTCCCGTCTCGGTTGGAGGTGCCTTTCAACCCAGCAGAATTCTGGAGCTCTTACAACTTCCACAACAAG GTGGTGACTTTTTACCTGAGCTGTCTGCCGCCGTCCCAACATGCACTTGTCCTGGAGAGACTACGATACGCGATGCCTAACAACACCGTGCTTGGCCTGAG GTTGCTGCACCAAGAGTGGCAGGATGGGAACATTGAACATCTGAAATTCCAGGCCAGGATGTTGAGCAGTAACGCTCCCAAGTGTTTGGCCAACTGGAAAAT